From a region of the Acinetobacter larvae genome:
- a CDS encoding NGG1p interacting factor NIF3 — translation MLKIIYFVPETHLEQTKQAIFAAGAGAMGAYSQCAWQVLGMGQFKPELGSQPYIGEQKKLQQVAEWRVESIVPEAAALAVLEALKASHPYEEPAFEFIQLFDINSLT, via the coding sequence ATGTTAAAAATTATTTATTTTGTACCTGAGACACACTTAGAACAAACCAAACAAGCCATTTTTGCAGCCGGCGCTGGGGCAATGGGGGCTTATAGTCAATGTGCTTGGCAGGTACTCGGCATGGGACAGTTTAAACCTGAGCTGGGGAGTCAACCCTATATTGGAGAACAGAAAAAATTACAACAGGTTGCTGAATGGCGCGTAGAATCTATCGTTCCTGAAGCGGCAGCTTTAGCAGTTTTGGAGGCTTTAAAAGCAAGTCATCCTTATGAAGAACCGGCATTTGAGTTTATACAGTTATTTGATATTAACTCGTTGACCTAA
- a CDS encoding enoyl-CoA hydratase, producing MTLQCIQQPQPHLDAKIEAGVLTLAINRPDAKNALYSELYLQLAQALDEADQSSAVRVVILRGADQDFSAGNDMQDFMKFVKSPSQNKAGDEPPFVLLKAAARFSKPLIIAVKGVAIGIGVTLLLHADLVYSDDSAIFQMPFVSLGLSPEGGASRLLIQQAGYKRAAELLFTAQKFNSEKALHAGLINAVVDDVYAYAEQQAQHLAALPLASIKQSKALMKHNLDEILALVDAEAEIFMQRVKSPELLEAVQAFMQKRRPDFSQFN from the coding sequence ATGACGCTACAATGTATTCAACAGCCCCAACCACATTTAGATGCAAAAATTGAAGCCGGTGTACTTACTTTAGCGATTAATCGTCCCGATGCTAAAAATGCACTCTACTCTGAGCTTTATTTACAACTTGCTCAAGCATTGGATGAAGCAGATCAAAGTTCAGCGGTACGTGTCGTCATTCTACGTGGTGCTGATCAAGATTTCAGTGCTGGCAATGACATGCAAGATTTTATGAAATTTGTCAAAAGTCCAAGCCAGAACAAAGCAGGAGATGAACCCCCTTTTGTTTTATTAAAAGCTGCAGCACGTTTTAGCAAGCCCCTGATTATTGCAGTCAAAGGCGTGGCCATTGGTATCGGCGTCACATTATTATTGCACGCAGATTTGGTTTATAGTGATGACAGTGCAATTTTCCAAATGCCTTTTGTCAGTCTAGGTCTATCTCCTGAAGGAGGTGCAAGCCGTTTATTGATCCAACAAGCAGGTTATAAGCGTGCCGCAGAATTATTATTTACAGCACAAAAATTTAATAGTGAAAAAGCACTGCATGCAGGCTTAATTAATGCTGTCGTAGATGATGTTTATGCTTATGCTGAACAGCAAGCACAGCATTTAGCAGCCTTACCCCTTGCCTCTATTAAACAAAGTAAGGCTTTAATGAAACATAACTTGGATGAAATTTTAGCATTGGTAGATGCTGAAGCTGAAATCTTTATGCAACGGGTAAAATCACCAGAGTTATTAGAAGCCGTACAAGCCTTTATGCAAAAACGCCGTCCAGATTTTAGTCAGTTCAATTAA
- a CDS encoding nicotinate-nicotinamide nucleotide adenylyltransferase — protein MTYTFDYLVYIGRFQPFHLAHMQTINIALQQGRELIIALGSAQAERSIKNPFSASERKAMILACYPEDLQQRLHFVDIEDVYNDVKWVNLLKKRVQDCIGALSVQPCHSMLKVGLIGHFKDDSSYYLSLFPDWQLVELDSLRGAISATPLRRAYFQGKIIEQEFPAATVSFLKQFKHSRYYQALQKKFQQQDYSILLEHEL, from the coding sequence ATGACATATACATTTGATTATCTAGTTTATATCGGGCGTTTCCAGCCTTTTCATTTGGCACATATGCAGACCATTAATATTGCTTTGCAACAGGGTCGTGAGTTGATTATCGCCTTGGGTTCTGCTCAAGCTGAACGATCAATTAAAAATCCTTTTTCAGCATCGGAACGTAAGGCCATGATTTTGGCTTGCTATCCAGAAGATTTACAGCAGCGGTTACATTTTGTTGATATCGAAGATGTTTATAATGATGTGAAGTGGGTCAACTTACTCAAAAAACGTGTGCAGGATTGTATAGGCGCTTTGTCAGTGCAACCATGCCACTCTATGTTAAAAGTTGGTTTAATTGGGCATTTTAAAGATGATTCATCTTATTATTTAAGCCTATTTCCAGATTGGCAGTTAGTGGAACTAGATAGTTTAAGAGGGGCAATTTCGGCTACACCTTTGCGCCGTGCTTATTTTCAGGGCAAGATTATTGAACAAGAATTTCCAGCTGCAACGGTGAGTTTCTTGAAGCAGTTTAAACACAGTCGTTATTATCAAGCGTTACAGAAAAAATTTCAGCAACAAGATTATTCGATATTATTAGAGCACGAATTATAA
- a CDS encoding LysR family transcriptional regulator ArgP yields MTLQNKQCQAFLAVLQYGSFEVAAQKLCISASAVSLRVQSLEKSLAQILILRERPCRATAIGLELAQHLQQMQRIEESFLYQLAAKQQQQNFYSVRIASHADSLATWLLPALSPILTAQKLLLDIQIKDQTQTHQLLESGQVNACISTETQAMQGCVAVKLGILRYRLVASPAFAQKWFAHGVKRQSLQSAPAIIFDRHDQMHRELLQQQFGLFANSYPYHHIPSAHEFLNSIVYGFGYGLVPELQMQDYIQRGELIYLAEDSIQPIDLVLYWHHWKQQAPILQTLSQALQQQAQAYLRPIKQK; encoded by the coding sequence ATGACATTACAGAATAAACAGTGCCAAGCATTTCTGGCAGTCTTACAATATGGAAGTTTTGAAGTTGCGGCCCAGAAACTCTGTATTAGTGCCTCTGCTGTCAGTCTACGTGTACAAAGTCTAGAAAAAAGCTTAGCGCAAATCCTCATACTACGTGAACGTCCCTGTCGTGCTACAGCCATTGGGCTAGAATTGGCACAACACTTACAACAAATGCAGCGCATTGAGGAAAGTTTTTTATATCAACTCGCCGCTAAGCAACAGCAGCAAAATTTTTATAGTGTTCGCATTGCCAGTCATGCAGATTCCTTAGCCACGTGGTTACTCCCTGCCTTAAGTCCCATATTAACGGCACAAAAACTACTTTTAGACATACAAATTAAGGATCAAACGCAAACACATCAACTTTTAGAAAGTGGGCAAGTCAATGCCTGTATCTCAACCGAAACTCAGGCAATGCAAGGTTGTGTAGCCGTAAAACTTGGCATTTTACGTTATCGTTTAGTGGCAAGCCCTGCATTTGCGCAAAAATGGTTTGCACACGGTGTCAAACGGCAAAGCTTACAAAGCGCACCAGCGATTATTTTTGATAGGCATGATCAAATGCATCGTGAATTATTGCAGCAACAATTTGGTTTATTTGCCAATAGCTATCCTTATCACCACATACCTTCTGCACACGAGTTTTTAAATAGCATTGTATATGGCTTCGGTTATGGGCTAGTGCCTGAGTTACAAATGCAAGATTATATCCAGCGTGGTGAATTGATTTATCTGGCAGAAGATTCTATACAACCCATTGACCTAGTACTGTATTGGCATCATTGGAAACAACAGGCACCAATTCTGCAAACTCTCAGCCAAGCCCTACAACAGCAAGCCCAAGCCTATTTACGACCAATAAAGCAAAAATAA
- a CDS encoding LysE/ArgO family amino acid transporter gives MSFSLYIKGFALSLSLIVAIGAQNTYVLQQGLKRQHVFWVCLFCAISDAILIALGVFGLGQFIVQHAQVLWLAQYLGVALLVYYAIKHLYQAYQAQYAWGGVADSQTSLLRSLVFCAALTWLNPHVYLDTVVLIGVVSAQIQSDKLYFALGAMSASCLFFFSLGYAAQAIAPVFRSIRAWRVLDCCIAFLLLYLAWGLFHLSIAI, from the coding sequence ATGTCATTCTCACTTTATATAAAAGGTTTTGCTTTAAGCTTAAGTTTGATCGTTGCCATTGGGGCGCAAAATACTTATGTGTTGCAGCAAGGTTTAAAAAGACAGCACGTTTTTTGGGTTTGTTTATTCTGCGCAATTTCAGATGCGATTTTAATTGCTTTGGGCGTATTTGGGCTAGGGCAATTCATTGTGCAACATGCACAGGTTTTATGGCTTGCTCAGTATTTAGGTGTTGCATTGTTAGTCTATTATGCAATAAAACATCTTTATCAGGCTTATCAAGCGCAATATGCTTGGGGTGGTGTAGCAGATTCACAGACATCCTTACTGCGCAGTTTGGTATTTTGTGCTGCATTAACTTGGCTTAATCCACATGTGTATTTAGATACAGTGGTGTTGATTGGGGTCGTCTCAGCACAGATTCAAAGTGATAAGCTTTATTTTGCCTTGGGCGCGATGAGCGCTTCATGTTTGTTTTTCTTTAGCTTGGGCTATGCTGCGCAAGCGATTGCACCAGTGTTTCGTAGTATTCGTGCTTGGCGTGTATTAGATTGTTGTATTGCTTTTTTACTGCTGTACTTGGCTTGGGGATTATTTCACTTGTCGATTGCGATTTAA
- a CDS encoding peroxiredoxin gives MCEDLDIQLPTQSFASTTGQINLNQLPQDWLVLYFYPKDSTPGCTTQAVDFSCLKDQFAQLGCEVIGVSRDSVKAHQNFTTKQDLTISLISDPDQQLCEHFDVIKEKNMYGKKVMGVERSSFIFHQAKLVKSYRKVKAAGHAAQVLADLKQLQAG, from the coding sequence ATGTGTGAAGATCTAGACATCCAGTTACCAACGCAAAGCTTTGCAAGCACGACAGGGCAAATTAACTTAAACCAGTTGCCACAAGATTGGCTGGTTCTATACTTTTATCCCAAAGATTCAACCCCAGGTTGCACCACACAAGCTGTTGATTTTAGTTGTTTAAAAGATCAATTTGCGCAGCTTGGTTGCGAAGTGATTGGGGTATCGAGAGATTCAGTTAAAGCCCATCAAAACTTTACCACGAAACAAGACCTAACCATCTCCTTGATCAGCGATCCAGACCAACAACTCTGTGAACACTTTGATGTGATCAAAGAAAAAAATATGTATGGAAAAAAAGTCATGGGGGTAGAACGTTCTAGCTTTATTTTCCATCAAGCTAAATTGGTCAAATCTTATCGCAAAGTCAAAGCCGCAGGTCATGCTGCACAAGTACTTGCAGACCTAAAACAACTGCAAGCTGGTTAA
- the queC gene encoding 7-cyano-7-deazaguanine synthase QueC translates to MRARAIVLLSGGLDSTTCLAWAQARYECIALSFLYGQRSTTELDAAKAMCQDLGVEHRTIQIDLGQLGGSALTDHSIDVPEQEQSGIPITYVPARNTIFLSYALAAAEVYAAQAIVIGINAVDYSGYPDCRPEFIAAFEQLAQLATKVGVEGNALKIETPLLHLSKANIIRLGLEHGVDYSKTVSCYQADNQGRACGKCDSCRLRKQGFTDAGIADPTRYIPNK, encoded by the coding sequence ATGCGCGCGCGTGCCATTGTGCTGCTATCAGGCGGCTTAGATTCCACAACTTGTTTGGCTTGGGCACAAGCACGCTATGAATGTATTGCGCTCAGCTTCCTATACGGGCAACGTTCTACCACCGAACTAGATGCCGCCAAAGCCATGTGCCAAGATTTAGGTGTTGAACATCGCACCATTCAAATTGACCTCGGTCAATTGGGCGGCTCAGCATTGACCGACCATAGCATTGATGTTCCAGAACAAGAACAAAGTGGCATTCCGATTACCTATGTTCCAGCACGAAATACCATCTTTTTATCTTATGCACTGGCTGCGGCTGAAGTCTATGCCGCACAAGCCATTGTGATTGGCATTAATGCTGTCGATTATTCTGGTTATCCCGATTGCCGACCAGAGTTTATTGCTGCCTTTGAACAACTGGCACAACTGGCAACCAAAGTCGGTGTAGAAGGTAATGCTTTAAAAATCGAAACGCCTCTGTTACATTTATCTAAAGCGAACATTATACGCTTAGGCTTGGAACATGGAGTAGACTACAGCAAGACAGTCTCTTGTTACCAAGCAGATAATCAAGGACGTGCTTGTGGTAAATGCGATAGTTGCAGACTGCGCAAGCAAGGTTTTACCGATGCAGGCATCGCCGATCCAACACGCTACATCCCGAACAAATAG
- the queE gene encoding 7-carboxy-7-deazaguanine synthase QueE, with translation MHARRSTAIPVSDPAAGLRITEIFYSLQGEANSAGLATVFIRLTGCPLRCHYCDTTYSFEGGERLSLAHIIDVARAYQTPHICITGGEPLAQPNCIPLMTQLADLGCQVSLETSGALDVSKVDPRVSKVMDLKTPSSGEERKNLLSNLDHLTAHDQIKFVICNREDYIWAKNQVERYRLEQRVGSVWFSPAFAIEKGAVALPALARDLAQWILDDRLQVRFQLQLHKLLWNDETGR, from the coding sequence ATGCACGCACGTCGTTCTACTGCGATACCTGTCTCCGATCCTGCGGCAGGTCTTCGTATAACTGAGATTTTTTATTCACTACAAGGTGAAGCCAATAGCGCAGGTTTGGCAACGGTATTCATTCGTCTTACAGGCTGTCCATTACGTTGCCACTATTGTGATACCACCTATTCTTTTGAAGGTGGTGAACGTTTAAGTTTGGCACATATTATTGACGTCGCACGCGCCTATCAAACACCACATATTTGTATTACCGGTGGTGAACCTTTAGCGCAGCCCAATTGTATTCCACTCATGACACAATTAGCCGATTTAGGATGTCAAGTTTCTTTAGAAACCAGTGGAGCATTAGATGTTTCTAAGGTTGATCCTCGCGTCTCTAAAGTCATGGACTTAAAAACGCCAAGTTCGGGCGAGGAACGCAAAAACTTACTCAGTAATCTCGATCACCTGACAGCACATGATCAAATTAAATTTGTCATTTGTAATCGTGAAGACTATATCTGGGCTAAAAATCAAGTTGAACGCTATCGTTTAGAACAACGTGTTGGTAGCGTTTGGTTTTCCCCTGCCTTTGCCATTGAAAAAGGTGCGGTTGCACTCCCAGCTTTAGCCAGAGATTTAGCGCAATGGATTTTAGATGATCGTCTTCAAGTTCGTTTTCAATTACAATTGCATAAATTACTTTGGAATGATGAGACGGGTCGCTAG
- the dapD gene encoding 2,3,4,5-tetrahydropyridine-2,6-dicarboxylate N-succinyltransferase, producing MSQLSTMIEQAFENRAQLSAADCPAEIRQAVEQVIARLDDGSLRVAEKFDGQWIVHQWVKKAVLLSFKLNDNHPIDAGDLRFYDKVETKFSGWSDAQFQAAGVRVVPPAVARKGSFQAKNVVLMPSYVNIGAYVDEGTMVDTWATVGSCAQIGKNVHLSGGVGIGGVLEPLQANPTIIEDNCFIGARSEIVEGVIVEEGSVISMGVFIGQSTRIYDRETGEIHYGRVPAGSVVVPGSLPSKDGRYSLYAAIIVKKVDAQTRAKTSLNDLLRED from the coding sequence ATGTCTCAGCTTTCTACGATGATAGAGCAAGCATTTGAAAATCGTGCGCAGCTCTCTGCAGCGGATTGTCCTGCAGAAATTCGTCAAGCGGTTGAACAAGTGATTGCTCGCTTAGATGATGGTAGCTTACGTGTTGCAGAAAAATTTGATGGGCAATGGATTGTTCATCAATGGGTAAAGAAAGCTGTACTTCTTTCTTTCAAACTCAATGACAACCATCCGATCGATGCTGGCGATTTACGTTTCTACGATAAAGTTGAAACTAAATTTTCTGGTTGGAGTGATGCACAATTCCAAGCTGCTGGTGTACGTGTAGTCCCACCGGCTGTTGCACGTAAAGGTAGCTTCCAAGCTAAAAATGTTGTTTTGATGCCCTCTTATGTCAATATCGGCGCTTATGTTGATGAAGGCACCATGGTCGATACGTGGGCAACTGTAGGTTCATGTGCACAAATCGGTAAAAACGTGCATCTTTCTGGTGGTGTAGGCATTGGCGGTGTATTAGAACCTCTCCAAGCAAATCCAACCATCATTGAAGACAACTGCTTTATCGGCGCACGCTCAGAAATCGTTGAAGGCGTGATTGTTGAAGAAGGCTCTGTCATTTCAATGGGTGTTTTCATTGGTCAATCAACACGAATTTATGACCGTGAAACAGGTGAAATTCACTATGGTCGTGTACCTGCGGGTTCAGTTGTTGTACCTGGCAGCCTACCATCTAAAGATGGACGCTATAGCCTATATGCAGCAATCATTGTGAAAAAAGTTGATGCACAAACACGCGCTAAAACAAGCTTAAATGACTTGTTACGCGAAGACTAA
- the carO gene encoding ornithine uptake porin CarO, with translation MKSLKLAIVTTALTCSGLAMADSAVVQGNSVFDGKQLIPSGVRAEVGTTGYGGALLWDVNPYVGLALGYNGGDISWSDDVKVNGSKYDIDMDNNNVYLNVEVRPWGASSNTFAKSLYVATGVGYTDNDYDLDRRVDANRNFTVNNTDFKAGANGAHINGKMKYKNDISPYIGLGIAPKFNKNWGVFGEIGAYYTGNPQVALNLESGGANTATDTALLENEIRNEANKISTKSRYEWMPVGKVGVSFNW, from the coding sequence ATGAAATCTTTAAAGCTCGCAATTGTGACAACAGCGTTGACTTGCTCTGGTTTAGCTATGGCAGATTCAGCAGTAGTCCAAGGTAACTCTGTTTTTGATGGTAAGCAGCTTATTCCATCTGGTGTGCGTGCTGAGGTGGGAACAACAGGTTATGGTGGTGCACTATTATGGGATGTGAACCCATATGTAGGCTTAGCGCTTGGCTATAATGGTGGTGATATTTCTTGGTCTGATGACGTAAAAGTCAATGGCTCAAAATATGACATCGATATGGACAATAATAATGTTTATTTAAATGTTGAAGTTCGTCCTTGGGGTGCAAGTAGCAATACCTTTGCCAAAAGCTTATATGTTGCGACAGGTGTGGGTTATACCGACAATGACTATGACTTAGACCGTCGTGTAGATGCAAACCGCAACTTTACAGTCAACAATACTGATTTTAAAGCGGGTGCCAATGGTGCACACATCAACGGTAAGATGAAATATAAAAATGATATTTCACCTTATATCGGTTTAGGGATTGCACCGAAGTTTAATAAGAACTGGGGTGTATTTGGTGAAATTGGTGCCTACTATACAGGTAACCCACAGGTTGCTTTGAATCTTGAATCTGGTGGTGCCAATACTGCTACAGATACCGCTTTACTCGAAAATGAAATTCGTAATGAAGCAAATAAAATTTCGACCAAGAGCAGATATGAATGGATGCCTGTTGGTAAAGTCGGTGTTAGCTTTAACTGGTAA
- a CDS encoding CysB family HTH-type transcriptional regulator, whose protein sequence is MNFQQLRIIRETVRQNFNLTEASAALYTSQSGVSKHIKDLEDELGVQLFVRKGKRLLGLTEPGQALLSIVERMLIDADNIKRLADDFNKVDEGTLTIATTHTQARYVLPPIVNAFKKHFPKVHLILQQASPVEIAELLSMGLADIGIATESLTTEENLASVPFYTWKHSIITPSQHPLSNIPVADITLETLAQYPIITYHGGFTGRSKIDQAFEKAGLHADIVMSALDADVIKTYVELGMGIGIVNDVAYDPERDHRLKQVNTDLFGLNTTWIAVRKGHLLRGYGYEFISLCSPEADIKALKRVAYPDD, encoded by the coding sequence ATGAATTTTCAACAACTTAGAATCATTCGAGAAACTGTACGACAAAACTTTAACTTAACCGAAGCGTCTGCAGCACTTTATACCTCTCAATCAGGCGTCAGTAAGCACATCAAAGACTTAGAAGATGAGCTTGGAGTACAGTTATTTGTTCGTAAAGGTAAACGTCTCTTAGGCTTAACTGAGCCTGGTCAAGCCTTGTTGAGTATTGTCGAAAGAATGCTGATTGATGCAGATAATATCAAACGTCTAGCTGATGACTTTAATAAAGTCGATGAAGGCACTTTAACCATTGCCACCACCCATACCCAAGCGCGTTATGTGTTACCTCCGATTGTCAATGCCTTTAAAAAGCACTTCCCCAAAGTCCATTTGATTTTGCAACAAGCCAGCCCAGTGGAAATTGCTGAGTTGTTATCGATGGGTTTGGCCGATATCGGTATTGCAACGGAGTCATTAACCACCGAAGAAAACTTAGCCAGCGTACCTTTTTATACGTGGAAACACAGTATTATTACGCCTTCACAACATCCTTTAAGTAATATCCCCGTTGCAGACATTACATTAGAGACACTGGCACAATATCCAATCATTACCTATCATGGCGGTTTTACTGGACGCTCTAAAATAGATCAAGCTTTTGAAAAAGCAGGTTTACATGCCGATATCGTCATGTCTGCTCTCGATGCCGATGTCATAAAAACCTATGTCGAGTTAGGTATGGGCATTGGGATTGTCAATGACGTAGCATATGATCCTGAACGTGATCATCGCTTAAAACAAGTCAATACCGATCTCTTTGGCTTAAATACAACCTGGATCGCGGTACGTAAAGGACATCTATTACGGGGCTATGGTTATGAGTTTATTTCGTTATGCTCACCAGAAGCAGATATCAAAGCGCTAAAACGCGTTGCTTATCCGGATGATTGA
- a CDS encoding sulfate/molybdate ABC transporter ATP-binding protein: MSIQVKNIRKDFGAFHALNNISLDFPEGQLVALLGPSGCGKTTLLRIIAGLETADSGQVILEGNDATDVHVRERQVGFVFQHYALFRHMTVFDNVAFGLRVRPRSTRPSEAEIKKRVTKLLDLVQLGFLADRYPAQLSGGQRQRIALARALAVEPRVLLLDEPFGALDAKVRKELRRWLRSLHDELHITSIFVTHDQEEALEVADQIVVMNKGNIEQIGSPRQVFEQPSTPFVFDFLGQTNRFEAENHQGVVTIGEDRIQLPHLHAAPQGKVLAFARPDELQIHTVATPNAIQATFLREVWIAGKVIAELQDYSGQILEINLTIDQAKQHQLRANQTVWLSATTLHLFEHQVA; this comes from the coding sequence ATGAGTATACAAGTTAAAAACATACGTAAAGACTTTGGCGCATTCCACGCGTTAAATAATATCTCTTTAGACTTTCCTGAAGGTCAATTGGTCGCATTATTGGGGCCATCTGGCTGCGGTAAAACCACCTTATTGCGTATTATCGCAGGGCTCGAAACAGCCGATAGCGGTCAAGTGATTTTAGAGGGCAATGACGCAACAGATGTGCATGTACGGGAACGTCAAGTGGGCTTTGTCTTTCAACATTATGCTTTATTTAGACATATGACGGTCTTTGACAACGTTGCTTTTGGTTTAAGAGTACGCCCGCGTTCAACGCGTCCTTCAGAAGCAGAAATCAAAAAACGGGTTACCAAATTACTTGACTTGGTGCAATTAGGCTTTTTAGCAGATCGTTATCCAGCACAACTTTCAGGTGGTCAACGTCAACGTATTGCGTTGGCCCGTGCCTTGGCGGTAGAACCACGTGTGCTACTACTTGATGAACCTTTTGGTGCCTTAGATGCCAAAGTACGTAAAGAATTACGCCGTTGGTTACGGAGTCTGCATGACGAGCTACATATCACCTCGATTTTTGTTACCCATGACCAAGAAGAAGCGCTTGAAGTCGCCGATCAAATCGTGGTGATGAACAAAGGTAATATCGAACAAATAGGCTCACCGCGCCAAGTGTTTGAACAGCCAAGCACCCCTTTTGTCTTTGATTTCTTAGGGCAAACCAATCGCTTTGAAGCCGAAAACCATCAGGGCGTGGTGACTATAGGTGAAGACCGTATTCAACTGCCACATTTACACGCTGCACCACAAGGTAAAGTCTTAGCCTTTGCTCGCCCAGATGAACTACAGATTCATACCGTCGCAACACCGAATGCGATTCAAGCAACCTTCTTAAGAGAAGTTTGGATTGCAGGCAAAGTCATCGCTGAATTACAAGATTATTCTGGACAAATTCTAGAAATAAATCTAACGATTGATCAAGCCAAGCAGCATCAATTACGTGCCAATCAAACTGTTTGGTTAAGCGCAACCACTTTACATTTATTTGAACATCAGGTCGCTTAG
- the cysW gene encoding sulfate ABC transporter permease subunit CysW, protein MSINSHHDIAERLQSRDATREPIAVRIVLITIALIFFAACLLLPLILVFVEAFKQGLEVYFSALVSPDTLSAVKLTLLTAAIAVPLNMVFGVAAAWCVAKYQFRGKAILTTIIDMPFSVSPVIAGLMLVLIFGSQGWLGGWLMDHDIKILYATPAIVLATVFITVPFVARELIPLMEAQGSEEEEAAIVLGASGWQTFWKVTLPNIKWGLIYGVILCNARAMGEFGAVSVVSGHIRGETNTLPLHVEILYNEYTFSAAFAVSSLLALLAIVTLVLKTWVEFRQEKQNNDADQSIS, encoded by the coding sequence ATGAGTATCAATAGCCATCACGATATTGCTGAACGTTTACAGTCTAGAGATGCCACCCGTGAACCTATCGCGGTACGGATTGTGCTGATCACGATTGCATTAATCTTCTTCGCTGCCTGCCTATTGCTGCCACTGATTTTAGTATTCGTAGAAGCATTTAAACAAGGTCTAGAAGTTTACTTTAGTGCATTGGTCAGCCCAGATACACTCTCTGCTGTTAAGCTGACATTACTCACTGCTGCCATTGCCGTTCCGCTCAATATGGTGTTTGGGGTCGCTGCAGCTTGGTGTGTTGCCAAATATCAATTCCGTGGTAAAGCCATACTCACCACGATCATTGATATGCCCTTTTCGGTTTCACCCGTCATTGCAGGCTTAATGCTGGTCTTGATCTTTGGTAGCCAAGGTTGGCTTGGTGGCTGGTTAATGGATCACGATATCAAAATCCTTTATGCCACCCCAGCCATTGTATTGGCAACTGTCTTTATTACCGTGCCTTTTGTGGCCCGCGAACTGATTCCCTTGATGGAAGCACAAGGCAGTGAAGAAGAAGAAGCGGCGATCGTGCTGGGCGCATCAGGTTGGCAAACCTTTTGGAAAGTTACCTTACCCAATATCAAATGGGGGCTGATTTACGGTGTCATTCTGTGTAATGCCCGTGCCATGGGTGAATTTGGTGCTGTCTCTGTGGTATCTGGACATATCCGTGGGGAGACCAATACCTTGCCATTACATGTTGAAATTTTATATAACGAATACACCTTTAGTGCAGCCTTTGCGGTGTCTTCATTGCTGGCTTTATTGGCAATCGTCACCTTAGTGCTCAAAACTTGGGTTGAATTCCGCCAAGAAAAACAAAATAACGATGCAGATCAATCGATCTCGTAG
- the cysT gene encoding sulfate ABC transporter permease subunit CysT translates to MAQQSRVLPGFGLSLGFTLAYLSLIVLIPLSAVFIKSLGIGWDGFLDIISSQRIIKALQLSFSTALLAAFINVIFGLLLAWCLVRYRFPGKRLIDALVDLPFALPTAVAGIALTSLYAPTGWIGQYLESFFNLQIAYTPIGITLALIFIGIPFVVRTVQPVLADIETELEEAASALGANRLQIVCKVILPILFPALLTGFALAFARGVGEYGSVIFIAGNQPFKTEIAPLLIISRLEEYDYAGATTIAVVMLLISFAILLLINVVQAWASRRTGRSAR, encoded by the coding sequence ATGGCGCAGCAATCCAGAGTGCTGCCGGGGTTTGGTCTTTCCTTAGGCTTCACCTTAGCATATTTATCTTTGATCGTACTGATTCCCCTATCTGCGGTCTTTATCAAATCATTGGGAATTGGTTGGGACGGCTTTCTCGACATCATCAGTTCACAACGTATTATAAAAGCCTTACAGCTCAGTTTTAGCACTGCGCTATTAGCGGCTTTTATTAATGTAATTTTTGGGCTGTTGTTGGCATGGTGTTTGGTGCGCTATCGCTTTCCGGGTAAACGTTTGATTGATGCCTTGGTCGATTTACCCTTTGCCCTACCGACAGCCGTTGCCGGGATTGCCTTGACTTCACTCTATGCCCCTACTGGTTGGATTGGGCAATATTTGGAAAGTTTTTTTAACTTGCAAATTGCCTATACTCCAATCGGGATTACCTTAGCGTTGATTTTTATTGGTATTCCTTTCGTAGTCCGAACCGTGCAGCCGGTACTGGCCGACATCGAGACTGAACTGGAAGAAGCAGCATCAGCATTAGGTGCCAATCGTTTGCAAATCGTCTGCAAAGTGATTTTACCGATTTTATTTCCAGCATTGCTCACCGGCTTTGCCTTAGCTTTTGCCCGCGGTGTCGGTGAATATGGTTCTGTTATTTTTATTGCAGGGAATCAGCCCTTTAAAACCGAAATTGCACCGTTATTGATTATTTCTCGTTTAGAAGAATATGACTATGCTGGTGCAACCACCATTGCTGTGGTGATGTTACTGATTTCCTTCGCCATTTTATTGCTCATTAATGTGGTACAAGCTTGGGCAAGTCGACGTACTGGGAGGTCTGCACGATGA